The following proteins are co-located in the Microbacterium immunditiarum genome:
- a CDS encoding DUF5979 domain-containing protein encodes MAECAELAIQGSCTIAYDELGPDGYVDVIVPSSVTSLTILAYGAEGGGTGDDSGRGGPGGLVVAVYERPATASGVRVWLGEKGRQSHETTKGYSSGGGGGTRAFDSSSGFSGGGSSALAWLLPSGPQLAIVAGGGGGASQDGDEGGAASGGAGGAPPSSGTAGTTPASNGNGQGGAGGGASGAGGETGSDAGADYLISSGGGGGGGGHPRGGAAGESGSAGQCKINGKCPPNAQGGAGGGGGGGDSWSDSQHRVNVAYASGSSGDGSVLLIAGEQLHKFECIDSSDPRTWSIPADTASIAFVVAGGGGTRGHNNSDMEGSGAVVTGIIDATGMEDLRYWVGCSGYEHGGRGWSHPGGAGSASSKEAKDGGAGGGASMLMDATGGAATPLVAAGGGGGSGGNVSTSLVPFASEAVGGRGGSGAGVDGGAYNYNGDRGAGDDFGHGGVGGCAACRGTPSEPDPSGGDGTSDDSGGGGGGGGAGYPRGGHGGGTADVRAGGGGGAGQSYWSAAVTSEVSAGPNGIRSRSGFIILVPIPKPPSTSLTVTKEVSGAASGFARGPYTVELTCTLDGVTIADESFTIGIGPSAGHTVEGLPVDSICTVTETGKADAPIPPPPRTVTLTSAPASVVLDNAYAMTAVEIGVTSAFAQHDGPTPGDLPLGEVDVGISCSLDGVPVPLGPPVVDGRIPFDGAATWNAEVSATVSGVPVNSECTLTHTGGPGATTMFTLGSQTVTGSSFVFTAAADAMANVVAIDDEYGLAPLTVTNEAEGSGTPPVTTYSVSVVCAYAGEGVTLDPSQATIVLPSGGATTVPNLPVGADCTTTQLDPGIAAAVRYSPSQTVPIPPGGGSQTIVDVFEAGGLVLVKQLTGPGARWANASTTVSLTCTADGLPDPVVELEHTFGTLGGSFTVTGLDVGDECSMTETVTGGASAVSYSSSSDPAPSPDPVSVEVGDSATSLTVLNRFDVGSLVVDSRPEGPAAHHARPTAVTVGECTFNGLPIEVEPGRATVEFPFPADGGHARVPAIVAGAACDVVQTASGGAAFTEITVTDGDPFAPIDSGTQVTVHGAGASPTTVSIVNEFEAGALSVPVDLDGAAAWAANADYGVELHCEFDDRPAEWLGPDGIGFLSFAPDGTPRPTYASTQLSDLPTGTVCEAIQVASGGATFVTYDPAPISAIASAAFVAPAADIMPFQLVDGGSGPVTVESGTTVSITITNTFEAGTLAVATEVGGNDAAAHADAFFLLEQFCTFNGQRLGPPPDDPTRPVHFSLTGTAERTFDELPVGAECTAAETDSSNATLVTPATTQSGTIQATGLRLAFTNLFDVTGLTVRQVMTGPGVATYGTGLDYSSVVECWTGPDRTQRVDVPNDGVAVLTPAGGYSLVWTLPANAVCSITENSVSLATEVTGSPAVTLLLGEPHLLEVTREFELATFTVDKRVVGGASASVFDFAVGCTWTRTDPIPVPLNGDAPPSFSLSSGGSVQRQVIGGADCTVTEAPAGSDVRTSVSVAGETIAGRTAATLLLAGDSAAFAYTNAYPLPPTGLAVPMLALRLGLLLGALGIGILLLRARRANAG; translated from the coding sequence GTGGCCGAGTGCGCGGAACTCGCGATCCAGGGCAGCTGCACGATCGCGTACGACGAGCTCGGGCCGGACGGGTACGTCGATGTCATCGTGCCGTCATCGGTGACGAGCCTCACGATCCTCGCGTACGGAGCGGAGGGCGGCGGCACCGGTGACGACTCGGGTCGCGGCGGGCCGGGTGGGCTCGTCGTGGCGGTGTACGAGCGTCCGGCGACCGCATCCGGTGTGCGCGTGTGGCTCGGCGAGAAGGGACGCCAGAGTCACGAGACGACGAAGGGCTACAGCTCCGGCGGCGGCGGCGGCACCAGGGCCTTCGATTCGTCGAGCGGATTCTCCGGCGGCGGCTCGTCTGCCCTGGCATGGCTGCTGCCGAGCGGCCCGCAGCTCGCCATCGTCGCAGGCGGAGGCGGGGGAGCGAGCCAGGACGGCGACGAGGGCGGTGCGGCGAGCGGCGGCGCGGGCGGAGCGCCTCCGAGCTCGGGAACGGCCGGGACCACGCCCGCGAGCAACGGGAACGGACAGGGCGGCGCGGGCGGCGGCGCGAGCGGCGCCGGAGGCGAGACCGGCTCCGACGCGGGGGCGGACTACCTCATCTCGTCGGGCGGCGGCGGTGGTGGCGGCGGCCATCCGCGCGGCGGGGCTGCCGGCGAGAGCGGCTCGGCCGGTCAGTGCAAGATCAACGGCAAGTGCCCACCGAACGCCCAGGGCGGCGCAGGCGGCGGCGGGGGCGGCGGCGACTCGTGGTCGGACTCCCAGCACCGCGTCAACGTCGCCTACGCGTCGGGGAGCTCGGGCGACGGCTCGGTGCTGCTCATCGCCGGCGAGCAGCTGCACAAGTTCGAGTGCATCGACTCGAGCGACCCGCGCACCTGGAGCATCCCCGCGGACACCGCCTCGATCGCGTTCGTCGTCGCGGGAGGCGGGGGCACTCGCGGGCACAACAACTCCGACATGGAGGGCAGCGGCGCGGTCGTCACTGGCATCATCGACGCGACCGGGATGGAGGACCTGCGCTACTGGGTCGGATGCTCCGGCTACGAGCATGGCGGCCGCGGATGGTCGCACCCGGGTGGGGCGGGGAGCGCGAGCTCGAAGGAAGCCAAGGACGGCGGCGCCGGTGGCGGTGCGTCGATGCTCATGGATGCCACGGGAGGCGCCGCGACACCGCTCGTGGCCGCCGGCGGCGGCGGGGGATCCGGGGGAAATGTCTCGACGAGCCTCGTTCCCTTCGCGAGTGAAGCCGTGGGCGGACGCGGCGGTTCGGGTGCCGGTGTCGACGGCGGCGCGTACAACTACAACGGCGATCGCGGGGCCGGCGACGACTTCGGCCACGGCGGGGTGGGCGGCTGCGCGGCGTGCCGCGGCACGCCCAGCGAGCCGGATCCGAGCGGAGGGGACGGCACGAGCGACGACTCAGGCGGAGGCGGCGGTGGCGGCGGAGCCGGGTATCCGCGCGGAGGCCACGGCGGCGGCACCGCGGACGTCCGCGCAGGCGGCGGTGGCGGAGCCGGTCAGTCCTACTGGTCGGCTGCGGTGACGTCCGAGGTCTCCGCAGGTCCGAACGGCATCCGGTCGCGGAGCGGTTTCATCATCCTGGTGCCGATCCCGAAGCCTCCGTCGACGAGCCTCACTGTCACGAAGGAGGTGTCGGGTGCGGCATCCGGATTCGCACGCGGGCCGTACACCGTCGAACTCACGTGCACTCTGGACGGCGTCACGATCGCGGACGAGTCGTTCACGATCGGCATCGGCCCGTCGGCGGGCCACACGGTCGAGGGGCTGCCGGTCGATTCCATCTGCACCGTGACCGAGACGGGAAAAGCGGATGCCCCGATCCCGCCGCCCCCACGGACGGTCACTCTCACGAGCGCACCCGCCTCCGTCGTCCTCGACAACGCCTACGCGATGACCGCGGTCGAGATCGGCGTCACGTCCGCCTTCGCGCAGCATGACGGTCCGACGCCGGGAGACCTCCCGCTCGGCGAGGTCGACGTCGGGATCTCGTGCAGCCTCGACGGCGTCCCCGTGCCGCTCGGCCCGCCGGTCGTCGACGGGCGCATCCCGTTCGACGGCGCGGCGACATGGAACGCGGAGGTCTCCGCCACCGTGTCCGGCGTGCCGGTCAACTCGGAGTGCACGCTGACTCACACAGGCGGACCGGGTGCCACCACGATGTTCACGCTCGGATCGCAGACGGTGACGGGCTCGTCGTTCGTGTTCACGGCGGCAGCGGATGCCATGGCCAACGTCGTCGCGATCGACGACGAGTACGGGCTCGCGCCTCTCACCGTGACGAATGAGGCCGAAGGGTCGGGCACGCCACCTGTGACGACGTACTCCGTGAGCGTGGTGTGCGCCTACGCGGGCGAGGGCGTCACGCTCGATCCGTCTCAGGCGACGATCGTGCTGCCGTCGGGCGGCGCAACCACCGTGCCGAACCTCCCGGTGGGCGCCGACTGCACGACGACGCAGCTCGATCCCGGCATCGCGGCCGCGGTGCGCTACTCGCCGTCGCAGACCGTCCCCATCCCGCCCGGCGGCGGCTCCCAGACGATCGTCGATGTGTTCGAGGCGGGCGGCCTGGTGCTCGTGAAGCAGCTGACCGGGCCGGGAGCACGGTGGGCGAACGCGTCCACGACCGTGAGCCTCACGTGCACGGCGGACGGGCTTCCCGACCCCGTGGTGGAGCTCGAGCACACGTTCGGCACCCTCGGCGGATCCTTCACGGTCACGGGCCTCGATGTCGGCGACGAATGCTCGATGACCGAGACCGTGACGGGCGGGGCATCCGCCGTGTCGTACTCCTCCAGCTCGGATCCCGCACCGTCGCCCGATCCCGTGTCGGTCGAGGTCGGCGACTCCGCGACGAGTCTCACGGTGCTCAACAGGTTCGACGTGGGATCGCTCGTCGTCGACAGCCGCCCGGAGGGTCCCGCTGCCCACCACGCACGCCCCACGGCGGTGACCGTGGGGGAGTGCACCTTCAACGGACTCCCGATCGAGGTCGAGCCGGGCAGGGCGACTGTCGAGTTCCCGTTCCCGGCGGACGGCGGTCACGCGCGGGTGCCCGCGATCGTCGCGGGAGCGGCGTGCGATGTCGTGCAAACCGCGTCCGGCGGTGCCGCGTTCACCGAGATCACGGTCACCGACGGCGATCCGTTCGCGCCGATCGACTCGGGCACGCAGGTGACGGTGCACGGGGCGGGAGCGTCGCCGACGACCGTGTCGATCGTGAACGAGTTCGAAGCGGGCGCTCTGTCCGTTCCGGTCGACCTCGACGGGGCGGCCGCGTGGGCCGCGAACGCTGACTACGGCGTCGAGCTGCACTGCGAGTTCGACGACCGCCCCGCGGAGTGGCTGGGCCCCGACGGCATCGGCTTCCTGAGCTTCGCGCCGGACGGCACGCCGCGGCCGACGTACGCCTCCACACAGCTGAGCGACCTGCCGACCGGCACCGTCTGCGAAGCGATCCAGGTCGCGAGCGGCGGTGCGACCTTCGTGACCTACGACCCGGCGCCCATCAGCGCGATCGCGTCGGCGGCTTTCGTCGCCCCGGCGGCCGACATCATGCCTTTCCAGCTCGTCGACGGCGGCTCCGGCCCCGTCACCGTGGAGTCCGGCACGACCGTCTCGATCACGATCACCAACACGTTCGAAGCCGGCACGCTCGCCGTCGCCACCGAGGTCGGCGGCAACGACGCCGCCGCGCACGCCGACGCGTTCTTCCTCCTGGAGCAGTTCTGCACGTTCAACGGGCAGCGGCTGGGACCTCCGCCCGACGATCCGACGCGACCGGTGCACTTCTCGCTCACGGGCACCGCCGAGAGGACGTTCGACGAGCTTCCCGTCGGCGCAGAGTGCACGGCGGCCGAGACCGATTCCTCGAACGCGACACTCGTGACGCCCGCGACGACGCAGTCCGGGACCATCCAGGCCACCGGCCTCCGGCTCGCGTTCACGAACCTGTTCGACGTGACCGGGCTCACCGTGCGACAGGTCATGACGGGGCCGGGAGTCGCGACATACGGCACGGGCCTGGACTACTCCTCGGTCGTCGAATGCTGGACGGGGCCTGACAGGACGCAGCGCGTGGACGTCCCGAACGACGGCGTGGCCGTGCTCACGCCGGCCGGCGGGTATTCGCTCGTGTGGACGCTGCCGGCGAACGCCGTGTGCTCGATCACCGAGAACTCCGTGTCACTCGCGACGGAGGTCACCGGCTCCCCGGCGGTCACGCTGCTGCTGGGCGAGCCGCACCTGCTGGAGGTCACGCGCGAGTTCGAGCTCGCGACGTTCACCGTCGACAAGCGCGTCGTGGGCGGAGCATCCGCCTCAGTCTTCGACTTCGCCGTCGGCTGCACGTGGACCCGCACCGACCCGATCCCCGTGCCGCTCAACGGCGACGCACCGCCCTCGTTCTCGCTCAGCAGCGGCGGGAGCGTGCAGCGTCAGGTGATCGGGGGAGCGGACTGCACGGTCACCGAGGCGCCCGCGGGGAGCGACGTGCGCACGAGCGTGAGCGTCGCCGGCGAGACCATCGCGGGGCGCACCGCGGCCACGCTTCTGCTCGCGGGGGACTCCGCCGCGTTCGCGTACACGAACGCGTACCCGCTCCCGCCGACCGGCCTCGCGGTGCCGATGCTCGCGCTGAGGCTCGGCCTGCTGCTCGGAGCTCTCGGGATCGGGATCCTCCTCTTGCGCGCGCGTCGTGCGAACGCGGGGTGA
- the xerD gene encoding site-specific tyrosine recombinase XerD, which yields MRLDRAVDAYVRHISVERGLSDHTVAAYRRDLATYVEWLGDNGVHDSSEVTAELVGRFAAERAAAQPPPAATSLARLQSSVRGLHRFLVREGTETDDPAARLRPPKTPQRLPKALTIDQVESLLDAAGPPPGEAAEADVVALRDRALLELLYATGARVSEVVQLDVDDIAHGEVLRVRGKGAKERIVPIGSYARASVDAYLTRARPELSRRGRSTPRLFLGARGAPLSRQSAWLIIQHAAERAKLSAHVSPHTLRHSFATHLLQGGADVRVVQELLGHASVSTTQIYTHVSIDALRDVYATSHPRAR from the coding sequence GTGAGACTCGACCGGGCCGTCGACGCCTACGTGCGTCACATCTCGGTCGAGCGCGGCCTGTCCGACCATACGGTCGCCGCGTATCGGCGCGACCTCGCCACGTACGTGGAGTGGCTCGGCGACAACGGCGTGCACGATTCGAGCGAGGTGACCGCCGAGCTCGTCGGCCGGTTCGCCGCCGAGCGCGCCGCCGCGCAGCCGCCGCCGGCGGCCACGAGCCTGGCGCGGCTGCAGTCGTCGGTGCGGGGACTGCACCGGTTCCTCGTGCGCGAGGGGACCGAGACGGATGACCCGGCCGCGCGCCTGCGGCCGCCGAAGACCCCGCAGCGGCTTCCCAAGGCGCTCACGATCGACCAGGTGGAGAGCCTGCTGGACGCGGCGGGGCCCCCGCCCGGGGAGGCGGCCGAGGCGGATGTCGTCGCGTTGCGCGACCGCGCGCTCCTCGAGCTGCTCTACGCCACGGGAGCGCGCGTGTCGGAGGTCGTCCAGCTCGACGTGGACGACATCGCGCACGGCGAGGTGCTGCGCGTGCGGGGCAAGGGGGCGAAGGAGCGGATCGTGCCGATCGGGTCCTACGCCCGGGCATCCGTCGACGCGTACCTGACCCGCGCACGTCCTGAGCTGTCCCGCCGCGGCCGGTCGACTCCGCGCCTGTTCCTCGGCGCGCGGGGGGCGCCGCTGTCGCGCCAGAGCGCGTGGCTCATCATCCAGCACGCGGCCGAGCGCGCGAAGCTCTCGGCGCACGTTTCGCCGCACACGCTGAGGCACTCGTTCGCGACGCACCTCCTGCAGGGCGGCGCCGACGTGCGGGTCGTGCAGGAGCTGCTCGGCCACGCATCCGTCTCCACGACCCAGATCTACACGCACGTGTCGATCGACGCTCTGCGGGACGTGTACGCGACGTCGCATCCGCGGGCGCGCTGA
- a CDS encoding NUDIX domain-containing protein: protein MPEHAVPAPGGIDTDAAASVSPASLRDEPLDVEIVDSSLVYHGRVWDVRNDRFRYGDHDLERQYVDHPGASAIVALDDEERVLLIQQYRHPIRHRDWEIPAGLLDMDGESPLETAKRELAEEADLGAEHWESLVSVFSTPGGNDEVVHIFLATGLRSLDTVHDREAEEADIRIEWVPLADAVTAVLEGRLRNGILAVGVLGAAERLRRTES, encoded by the coding sequence ATGCCTGAGCACGCCGTGCCGGCTCCGGGCGGAATCGACACGGATGCCGCGGCATCCGTCTCACCCGCGTCGCTGCGCGACGAGCCCCTCGACGTCGAGATCGTCGACTCGAGCCTCGTGTATCACGGGCGTGTGTGGGACGTCCGCAACGATCGCTTCCGCTACGGAGATCATGACCTCGAGCGGCAGTACGTCGACCACCCGGGGGCGTCCGCGATCGTCGCGCTCGACGATGAGGAGCGCGTGCTGCTGATCCAGCAGTACCGGCATCCGATCCGTCACCGGGATTGGGAGATCCCGGCGGGACTCCTCGACATGGATGGCGAGTCGCCGCTCGAGACGGCGAAGCGCGAGCTCGCCGAAGAAGCCGACCTCGGCGCCGAGCACTGGGAGTCGCTCGTGAGCGTCTTCTCGACGCCGGGCGGCAACGACGAGGTGGTGCACATCTTCCTCGCGACCGGTCTCCGATCGCTCGATACGGTTCACGATCGCGAGGCCGAGGAGGCCGACATCCGCATCGAGTGGGTGCCGCTCGCCGACGCCGTGACGGCGGTGCTCGAGGGGCGCCTGCGCAACGGGATCCTCGCGGTCGGCGTGCTGGGCGCGGCCGAAAGGCTCCGCCGGACAGAATCGTGA
- a CDS encoding CTP synthase, with translation MQTPGTSPRGDSNDTTKHIFVTGGVVSSLGKGLTAASLGNLLTARGLHVVMQKLDPYLNVDPGTMNPFQHGEVFVTDDGAETDLDIGHYERFLDIDLSQAANVTTGQIYSQVIARERRGEYLGDTVQVIPHITDEIKRRMRLQATEDPRPDVIITEIGGTVGDIESQPFIEAARQIRHELGRNNVFFVHVSLVPFMGASGEQKTKPTQHSVAALRSIGIQPDALVLRSDRPVTESNKRKIALMCDVDEDAVVNAVDVPSIYDIPTMLHEQGLDEYIVRALGMSKAADVDWSRWSKVLQAVHNPKHEVTIGLVGKYIDLPDAYLSVTEALKAGGFAHEAKVTVTWIPSDLCETPEGAAKALAELDGIVIPGGFGIRGIEGKLGALRFAREQGIPTLGLCLGLQCMVIEYARNEAGLDGASSSEFDPDTQFPVIATMAEQVDILDRGDLGGTMRLGLYDADLAEGSLAAELYGSTRASERHRHRYEVNNRFRERLASAGLVFSGLSPDRNLVEYVELPREVHPFYIATQAHPELRSRPTNPHPLFRGLVGAAIERHRASELFDVAENA, from the coding sequence ATGCAGACTCCAGGCACAAGTCCTCGCGGCGATTCGAACGACACCACCAAGCACATCTTCGTGACCGGCGGTGTCGTTTCTTCATTGGGCAAGGGGCTCACTGCCGCAAGCCTCGGAAACCTGCTGACGGCGCGCGGCCTTCACGTCGTGATGCAGAAGCTCGACCCGTACCTGAACGTGGACCCGGGCACGATGAACCCGTTCCAGCACGGTGAGGTCTTCGTCACCGACGACGGCGCCGAGACCGACCTCGACATCGGGCACTACGAGCGCTTCCTCGACATCGACCTCAGCCAGGCCGCCAACGTGACGACCGGGCAGATCTACTCTCAGGTGATCGCGCGCGAGCGCCGCGGCGAGTACCTCGGCGACACCGTCCAGGTGATCCCGCACATCACCGACGAGATCAAGCGGCGGATGCGCCTGCAGGCGACCGAAGACCCGCGCCCGGACGTCATCATCACGGAGATCGGCGGCACGGTCGGCGACATCGAGTCGCAGCCGTTCATCGAGGCCGCGCGCCAGATCCGCCACGAGCTCGGCCGCAACAACGTCTTCTTCGTGCACGTGTCGCTCGTGCCGTTCATGGGCGCGTCGGGCGAGCAGAAGACCAAGCCCACGCAGCACTCCGTCGCGGCGCTGCGCTCGATCGGCATCCAGCCCGACGCCCTCGTGCTGCGCAGCGACCGTCCGGTGACCGAGTCGAACAAGCGCAAGATCGCGCTCATGTGCGACGTCGACGAGGACGCGGTCGTGAACGCGGTCGACGTCCCGAGCATCTACGACATCCCGACGATGCTCCACGAGCAGGGGCTCGACGAGTACATCGTGCGCGCGCTCGGCATGAGCAAGGCGGCCGACGTCGACTGGTCGCGCTGGTCGAAGGTGCTCCAGGCGGTGCACAACCCGAAGCACGAGGTCACGATCGGCCTCGTCGGCAAGTACATCGATCTGCCCGACGCGTACCTGAGCGTCACCGAGGCCCTCAAGGCCGGCGGCTTCGCCCACGAGGCGAAGGTCACCGTGACGTGGATCCCGTCCGACCTCTGCGAGACGCCCGAGGGCGCCGCGAAGGCGCTCGCCGAGCTCGACGGCATCGTGATCCCGGGCGGCTTCGGCATCCGCGGCATCGAGGGCAAGCTCGGCGCGCTCCGCTTCGCGCGCGAGCAGGGCATCCCGACGCTCGGCCTGTGCCTCGGCCTGCAGTGCATGGTCATCGAGTACGCGCGCAACGAGGCCGGCCTCGACGGCGCGTCCTCGAGCGAGTTCGACCCCGACACGCAGTTCCCCGTCATCGCGACGATGGCCGAGCAGGTCGACATCCTCGACCGCGGAGACCTGGGCGGCACCATGCGCCTCGGCCTGTACGACGCCGACCTCGCCGAGGGGTCGCTCGCGGCCGAGCTGTACGGCTCGACCCGCGCGTCGGAGCGCCACCGCCACCGTTACGAGGTGAACAACCGCTTCCGCGAGCGGCTCGCCTCCGCGGGGCTCGTGTTCTCGGGCCTCTCGCCCGACCGCAACCTCGTCGAGTACGTCGAGCTGCCGCGCGAGGTGCACCCGTTCTACATCGCGACGCAGGCACATCCCGAGCTGCGCTCGCGTCCGACGAACCCGCACCCGCTGTTCCGCGGTCTCGTCGGCGCCGCCATCGAGCGGCACCGCGCGAGCGAGCTGTTCGACGTCGCCGAGAATGCCTGA
- the recN gene encoding DNA repair protein RecN: MIDEMRLRDLGVIAEAVLPMGRGFTAITGETGAGKTMVVTGLGLLLGQRADSGAVRSGAPQAVVDGVWIVPSEGPVADRVREAGGDLEPAGDGTAALYVGRTISSEGRSRATVGGRSAPAGVLADLADELVVVHGQSDQLRLKSAAAQRDALDRFGGEPIAEALGAYRKAYERWRAIDRELTTLTTDREARTREAEDLRAALAAIEEAEPQPREDEQLAQRAERLAHAEELRLAAATAHEALSSEDDRPDVASLVGEARRALERAAEQDASLGDLADQVAELGYRAVDLATAIAAYLADLDETGPHELAAVEERRAVLAPLIRAHGSLDAAIELLETGSARLAELDDDGDRVERLTADLEEAASVLDDAAAVLTERRAEAAQGLGDAVTTELRALAMPDARVEVSVTPGAESSAGRDEVTILLAPHPGADPRPVSRGASGGELSRVMLAIEVVIASTDPVPTFVFDEVDAGIGGAAAIEVGRRLARLARSSQVIAVTHLAQVAAFADNHLTVVKASDGSVTASSVRRLDGADREAEMARLLSGSDSEAALTHARELLDSARADHGDAASASASSQARVKTG, from the coding sequence GTGATCGACGAGATGCGCCTGCGCGATCTCGGCGTGATCGCCGAGGCCGTGCTGCCGATGGGCCGCGGCTTCACCGCGATCACGGGTGAGACCGGTGCGGGCAAGACGATGGTCGTGACCGGCCTCGGGCTGCTGCTCGGCCAGCGCGCCGACTCGGGCGCGGTGCGCTCGGGCGCGCCGCAGGCGGTGGTCGACGGTGTGTGGATCGTCCCGTCCGAGGGTCCCGTCGCCGATCGCGTGCGCGAAGCGGGCGGCGACCTCGAGCCCGCGGGCGACGGCACCGCGGCGCTCTACGTCGGCCGCACGATCTCGAGCGAAGGCCGCAGCCGCGCGACCGTCGGGGGCCGTTCGGCGCCCGCCGGCGTCCTCGCGGATCTCGCGGACGAGCTCGTCGTCGTGCACGGCCAGTCCGATCAACTGCGGCTGAAGTCGGCCGCCGCGCAGCGCGACGCCCTCGACCGGTTCGGAGGCGAGCCCATCGCCGAGGCCCTCGGCGCCTATCGCAAGGCGTACGAGCGCTGGCGCGCGATCGATCGCGAGCTCACGACGCTCACGACCGACCGCGAAGCGCGGACTCGCGAAGCCGAAGACCTGCGGGCGGCCCTCGCGGCGATCGAGGAGGCCGAACCCCAGCCGAGGGAGGACGAGCAGCTCGCGCAGCGCGCCGAGCGTCTCGCCCACGCCGAGGAGCTGCGCCTGGCGGCCGCCACCGCGCACGAAGCACTCTCGAGCGAGGACGACCGGCCCGACGTCGCGTCGCTCGTGGGGGAGGCGCGCCGCGCGCTCGAGCGCGCGGCGGAGCAGGACGCCTCGCTCGGCGACCTCGCCGACCAGGTCGCTGAGCTCGGGTACCGCGCCGTCGACCTCGCGACCGCAATCGCGGCGTACCTCGCCGACCTCGACGAGACGGGTCCGCACGAGCTCGCCGCAGTCGAGGAGCGTCGTGCCGTGCTCGCACCGCTCATCCGCGCACACGGCAGCCTCGACGCGGCGATCGAGCTGCTCGAGACCGGCTCCGCGCGGCTCGCCGAGCTCGACGACGACGGCGACCGAGTCGAGCGCCTCACGGCCGATCTCGAGGAGGCGGCATCGGTCCTCGACGACGCCGCGGCCGTCCTCACCGAGCGTCGCGCCGAGGCGGCGCAGGGGCTCGGCGACGCGGTCACGACCGAGCTCCGCGCTCTCGCGATGCCCGACGCGCGCGTCGAGGTGTCCGTCACGCCGGGCGCGGAGTCGTCGGCGGGGCGGGACGAGGTGACGATCCTCCTCGCGCCGCATCCGGGCGCCGACCCGCGGCCGGTGTCGCGCGGGGCGTCCGGCGGCGAGCTCAGCCGCGTCATGCTCGCGATCGAGGTCGTCATCGCGAGCACCGACCCCGTCCCGACCTTCGTCTTCGACGAAGTGGACGCGGGCATCGGCGGAGCCGCCGCCATCGAGGTCGGGCGCCGGCTCGCGCGGCTCGCGCGCTCGAGCCAGGTCATCGCCGTGACGCACCTCGCGCAGGTCGCCGCGTTCGCCGACAACCACCTCACGGTGGTGAAGGCGAGCGACGGATCCGTCACCGCGTCGAGCGTGCGACGGCTGGACGGAGCCGACCGAGAGGCCGAGATGGCCCGCCTGCTGTCGGGCTCCGACTCCGAGGCGGCGCTCACGCACGCGCGCGAGCTGCTCGACAGCGCCCGCGCGGATCACGGCGACGCGGCATCCGCATCGGCGAGTTCTCAGGCCCGCGTCAAAACCGGCTGA
- a CDS encoding NAD kinase — protein sequence MTQPDRSILVVVHSLRADTVEAAQRVVAALRAAGACPVLSAEDHAELVRVDAGLDDAAVLGEDVPVGDIELAIVLGGDGTILRAAELVREGTAPVLGINLGHIGFLAESERDDMDEAVRRVIARDYTVEERLALQVRVKDTADRVVYDTWALNEATVEKASRERMLEVVMEIDGRPLSTFGCDGVVISTPTGSTAYNFSAGGPVIWPTVQAIAVVPLSAHALFAKPLVVGPEHAVAIELLERTNGLGILWCDGRRSHDLPPGARVVVRRSERPVRLARLHHGAFTDRLVRKFHLPVDGWRGPAAITAVPPVRPGAPDFEGDA from the coding sequence ATGACACAGCCCGATCGCAGCATCCTCGTGGTTGTGCATTCCCTGCGCGCCGACACCGTTGAGGCGGCCCAGCGCGTCGTCGCCGCGCTGCGGGCGGCCGGCGCGTGCCCGGTGCTCTCGGCCGAAGACCATGCCGAGCTGGTACGCGTCGACGCAGGACTCGATGACGCAGCCGTCCTCGGCGAGGATGTGCCCGTCGGCGACATCGAGCTCGCGATCGTGCTCGGCGGCGACGGAACGATCCTCCGCGCGGCTGAGCTCGTGCGCGAGGGCACGGCGCCCGTGCTGGGCATCAACCTCGGCCACATCGGCTTCCTCGCCGAGAGCGAGCGCGACGACATGGACGAGGCCGTGCGCCGCGTGATCGCGCGCGACTACACGGTCGAAGAGCGCCTCGCCCTGCAGGTGCGCGTGAAAGACACCGCCGACCGCGTCGTCTACGACACGTGGGCCCTCAACGAGGCGACGGTCGAGAAGGCGAGCCGAGAGCGCATGCTCGAGGTCGTCATGGAGATCGACGGGCGACCGCTGTCGACATTCGGATGCGACGGGGTCGTGATCTCCACGCCGACCGGCTCGACCGCCTACAACTTCTCTGCGGGCGGGCCTGTGATCTGGCCGACCGTCCAGGCGATCGCCGTCGTGCCGCTCTCCGCGCACGCGCTGTTCGCGAAGCCGCTCGTCGTCGGCCCCGAGCACGCCGTCGCGATCGAGCTGCTCGAGCGCACGAACGGGCTCGGCATCCTCTGGTGCGACGGGCGCCGATCGCATGATCTGCCTCCGGGAGCGCGCGTCGTCGTGCGCCGGTCGGAGCGGCCGGTGCGCCTCGCGCGGCTGCACCACGGCGCGTTCACGGATCGCCTCGTGCGCAAGTTCCATCTACCCGTCGACGGCTGGCGCGGGCCCGCCGCGATCACCGCCGTGCCGCCGGTTCGGCCGGGCGCTCCCGACTTCGAGGGTGACGCGTGA